Proteins encoded together in one Thermus neutrinimicus window:
- a CDS encoding carbohydrate ABC transporter permease: MGRFFLYAFLLLATLFFLLPVYLVILTALKEPAKITLDTVWHWPDPLYWESFNIAWNAFRPKFQNSVVLALSATMLSALIGALNGYVLAKWPFRGSNLLFALMLFGMFIPYQSILIPLFQFVKAIGLYGTLWGLILVHVVYGIPIVTLIFKNYYSEIPDELVEAARIDGAGFFGIFRHVILPLSAPAFVVVAIWQFTQIWNEFLFAVTLTRPESQPITVALAQLAGGEAVKWNLPMAGAILAALPTLLVYIFLGRYFLRGLLAGSVKG, from the coding sequence ATGGGCCGGTTCTTCCTGTACGCCTTCCTACTCCTCGCCACCCTCTTCTTCCTGCTCCCCGTCTACCTGGTGATCCTTACCGCTCTAAAGGAACCCGCCAAGATTACCTTGGACACGGTCTGGCACTGGCCAGACCCACTGTACTGGGAAAGCTTCAACATCGCTTGGAATGCTTTCCGGCCCAAGTTCCAAAACAGCGTGGTCCTAGCTCTTTCCGCCACCATGCTCTCGGCGTTGATCGGGGCGCTAAACGGCTACGTCCTGGCCAAGTGGCCCTTCAGGGGCTCCAACCTCCTCTTTGCCCTCATGCTCTTCGGCATGTTTATTCCCTACCAGAGCATCCTCATCCCCCTTTTCCAGTTCGTAAAGGCTATAGGCCTTTACGGCACCCTATGGGGCCTCATCCTGGTCCACGTGGTCTACGGGATCCCCATCGTCACCCTTATCTTCAAGAACTACTACAGCGAAATCCCTGACGAGCTGGTGGAGGCAGCCCGCATAGACGGTGCGGGCTTCTTCGGCATCTTCCGCCATGTGATCCTGCCCCTTTCCGCCCCTGCCTTCGTGGTGGTGGCCATTTGGCAGTTTACCCAGATCTGGAACGAGTTCCTCTTCGCTGTAACCCTTACCCGGCCGGAAAGCCAGCCCATCACCGTGGCCCTGGCACAACTGGCAGGAGGCGAGGCGGTGAAGTGGAACCTGCCCATGGCCGGGGCCATCCTCGCCGCTTTACCCACCCTTCTGGTTTATATCTTCCTGGGCCGGTACTTCCTCCGGGGGCTCTTGGCTGGCTCGGTGAAGGGGTAG
- the mntR gene encoding manganese-dependent transcriptional regulator MntR, with protein MARPPLSEAQEDYLKQLFLLEAKGQSPVPTQALAERLGVKPPSVTEMLKKLTALGLVEHAPYQGARLTEAGRRIALEVLRHHRLLEAYLHQALGYGWEEVHQEAERLEHVISEAFEERIAELLGHPPFDPHGDPIPTKDLALAEAPALPLSQAPLGEARVVRALAQDRGTLNLLARLGLVPGKVLRVVEKGDGVAIDIAGEVLRLPEELAQAVGVEPLQERAP; from the coding sequence ATGGCGCGCCCTCCCCTATCCGAGGCCCAGGAGGACTACCTGAAGCAGCTTTTCCTCCTGGAGGCCAAGGGGCAAAGCCCGGTACCCACCCAGGCGCTTGCCGAGCGCCTGGGGGTAAAACCCCCCTCGGTGACGGAGATGCTCAAGAAGCTCACCGCCTTGGGCCTGGTGGAGCATGCCCCCTACCAGGGGGCCCGGCTCACCGAGGCCGGACGGCGGATCGCCCTGGAGGTTCTAAGGCACCACCGGCTCCTCGAGGCCTACCTGCACCAGGCCCTGGGCTACGGCTGGGAAGAGGTCCACCAGGAGGCGGAAAGGCTGGAACACGTGATCAGCGAGGCCTTTGAGGAAAGGATCGCCGAGCTCTTAGGCCACCCTCCCTTTGACCCCCACGGGGACCCCATCCCCACCAAGGACCTGGCCCTTGCGGAAGCCCCCGCCCTTCCCCTCTCGCAGGCCCCCTTGGGGGAGGCCCGGGTGGTGCGGGCCCTGGCTCAGGACAGGGGCACCCTAAACCTTCTGGCCAGGCTGGGCCTGGTTCCCGGAAAGGTCCTTAGGGTGGTGGAAAAGGGAGACGGGGTGGCCATCGATATCGCCGGGGAGGTGTTGCGCCTCCCCGAGGAGCTGGCCCAGGCGGTGGGAGTGGAGCCCCTTCAGGAAAGGGCTCCGTAA
- a CDS encoding FecCD family ABC transporter permease: MTRALPLALKRSLVFFWLLFLLFLALVLGVAMGAVSLPPGEVLQALLGLKENPIVTEMRLPRVLGGMLVGAALGVAGASFQGLFRNPLADPYLMGSAAGAAFAVTLLASLLGGLAPAFAQHAIFPSLPLSATLFGFLGALFATLLTLVLAGGAARTGELVLAGVVVGSVLTGATTYLMLQDADRVRAVFAYTLGNLAFMGWPSVRAMALFFLLALPPLLLLGRVLNALQLGEEVARSMGLPLEGLKLLLLLAASLLVAAAVSQAGIIGFVGLITPHLLRRLLGEDYRLLLPASALGGAALLALADLLARTLTRPVELPVGVVTTLLGGPFFLYLMWRRRGRA, from the coding sequence ATGACCCGGGCCCTCCCCCTGGCCCTCAAGCGGAGCCTGGTCTTTTTCTGGCTCCTCTTCCTCCTCTTCCTGGCCTTGGTGCTGGGGGTAGCCATGGGGGCGGTGAGCCTGCCGCCGGGCGAGGTGCTCCAAGCCCTTTTGGGTTTAAAGGAAAATCCCATCGTCACCGAGATGCGGCTTCCCCGGGTCCTGGGGGGCATGCTGGTGGGGGCGGCCTTGGGGGTGGCAGGGGCCAGCTTTCAGGGGCTTTTCCGTAACCCCCTGGCCGACCCCTACCTCATGGGCTCTGCCGCGGGAGCGGCCTTCGCGGTGACCCTTCTGGCCAGCTTGTTGGGGGGCCTAGCCCCCGCTTTTGCCCAGCACGCCATCTTCCCCAGCCTACCCCTTTCCGCCACCCTGTTTGGGTTTCTCGGGGCCCTCTTTGCCACCCTCCTCACCCTGGTCCTGGCAGGGGGAGCGGCGCGGACGGGGGAGCTGGTCCTGGCGGGGGTGGTGGTGGGGAGCGTCCTGACCGGGGCCACCACCTATCTGATGCTCCAGGATGCCGACCGGGTGCGGGCGGTCTTCGCCTACACCCTGGGCAACCTGGCCTTCATGGGCTGGCCTTCGGTGAGGGCCATGGCGCTTTTTTTCCTTCTGGCCCTTCCCCCGCTGTTGCTTTTGGGCCGGGTGTTGAACGCCCTTCAGCTGGGGGAGGAGGTGGCCCGGAGCATGGGGCTACCCCTCGAGGGCCTGAAGCTTCTCCTCCTCCTCGCCGCAAGCCTCCTGGTGGCGGCTGCCGTGTCCCAAGCGGGGATCATCGGCTTCGTGGGCCTGATTACCCCCCACCTCCTCCGGCGCCTCTTGGGTGAGGACTACCGCCTGCTGCTACCTGCTTCCGCCCTAGGGGGGGCGGCCCTTCTGGCGTTGGCGGATCTCCTGGCCCGCACCCTCACTCGGCCGGTGGAGCTTCCCGTGGGGGTGGTCACCACCCTCCTAGGGGGGCCCTTTTTCCTCTACCTCATGTGGAGGCGGCGTGGAAGGGCTTGA
- a CDS encoding ABC transporter substrate-binding protein has product MRRMLVFLAAFWALALAFPLTVTDDLGRTVTVKAPPKRIVTMLPSVTETVCALGACDRIVATDDYSDWPERVKALPKAGGLYNPNPEFIVSLKPDLVLVSKYGRLYETLERAGLTVYAVRTETYEDIFRTTRTLGKLLGLEAQAERLVAQIQQEVYGEESRAAKAKARPRVYYEIDPTPYTVGPESFIGVLIQKARGVNIIPKELGLFPKIAPEFVVEKNPEVIVATYPGALETIRARPGWSRVSAVQTGRICVFTGGQDSLLSRPGPRVAQGLRLLVDCFHGR; this is encoded by the coding sequence ATGAGAAGAATGTTGGTCTTCCTTGCGGCTTTTTGGGCCTTGGCTTTGGCCTTCCCCTTGACGGTCACCGACGACCTAGGGCGCACGGTTACCGTCAAGGCACCGCCCAAACGGATCGTCACCATGTTGCCCTCGGTGACGGAAACGGTGTGCGCCCTTGGGGCTTGCGACCGCATCGTGGCCACCGACGACTACTCCGACTGGCCCGAAAGGGTGAAGGCCCTGCCTAAGGCGGGAGGGCTTTACAACCCCAATCCCGAGTTCATCGTTTCCTTGAAGCCGGACCTGGTTCTGGTTTCCAAGTATGGCCGGCTGTACGAGACCCTGGAGCGGGCAGGGCTGACGGTGTATGCGGTGCGCACGGAAACCTACGAGGACATCTTCCGCACCACCCGCACCCTGGGGAAACTCCTGGGCCTCGAGGCCCAGGCGGAGCGCCTGGTGGCCCAGATCCAGCAGGAGGTGTACGGAGAGGAGTCCCGTGCGGCCAAGGCCAAGGCCCGGCCCAGGGTCTACTACGAGATCGACCCCACCCCCTACACCGTGGGCCCGGAGAGCTTCATCGGGGTCTTGATCCAAAAGGCTAGGGGGGTGAACATCATCCCCAAGGAGCTGGGCCTTTTCCCCAAGATCGCCCCGGAGTTCGTGGTGGAAAAGAACCCCGAGGTGATCGTGGCCACCTACCCGGGGGCCCTGGAAACCATCCGGGCTAGGCCGGGATGGAGCCGGGTGAGCGCGGTGCAGACAGGGCGGATCTGCGTGTTTACCGGGGGTCAGGATAGCCTCCTCTCCCGCCCAGGTCCCCGGGTAGCCCAGGGGCTTAGGCTCCTGGTGGATTGCTTCCATGGGCGCTAG
- a CDS encoding ornithine cyclodeaminase: MGYLSLSKAIEGVLLRKAEAPRRQVLPIPGGQFLVMPAADQEVVLCKLVTVDASRREQPGPNRQPAVQAEVWAKRLDTGEVFHLPGEEITKRRTAALSLLAARLLAPRQEGALLLVGPGAQGEAHLEAFAEGFSLERVWIRGRSRERTEALLAKARGMGLEAEEWASPEVPEGVAFIVTATSSPTPVLPERVPEGAFIAAVGGFRPEMREVPRALVERAAVYCDTEDALVEAGELQGLSKPVVTLREALLGRRSEGDPVLFKSVGHALFDLAAVRHLLGLD; this comes from the coding sequence ATGGGCTATCTTTCGCTTTCCAAGGCCATAGAGGGGGTTCTCCTCCGAAAGGCGGAGGCTCCGAGAAGGCAGGTCCTTCCCATCCCGGGAGGACAGTTCTTGGTGATGCCCGCCGCAGACCAGGAGGTGGTCCTGTGCAAGCTGGTCACGGTGGATGCCTCCCGAAGGGAACAACCTGGGCCTAACCGCCAGCCCGCGGTGCAGGCGGAGGTGTGGGCCAAGAGGCTGGATACCGGGGAGGTCTTTCACCTGCCGGGGGAGGAGATCACGAAAAGGCGCACTGCCGCCCTTTCCCTTCTGGCGGCCCGGCTCCTTGCCCCAAGGCAAGAAGGAGCCCTTCTCCTGGTGGGGCCTGGGGCTCAGGGAGAGGCCCACCTCGAGGCCTTCGCCGAGGGATTCAGCCTGGAGCGGGTGTGGATCCGGGGAAGGAGCAGGGAAAGAACCGAGGCCCTCTTGGCCAAGGCCAGGGGCATGGGCCTCGAGGCGGAGGAGTGGGCGTCCCCTGAGGTGCCAGAGGGGGTGGCCTTCATCGTCACAGCCACCTCGAGCCCCACCCCGGTTTTACCCGAAAGGGTGCCGGAGGGTGCCTTTATCGCCGCCGTGGGAGGCTTCCGCCCGGAAATGCGGGAGGTGCCAAGGGCCTTGGTGGAAAGGGCAGCGGTTTACTGCGATACGGAGGATGCCCTTGTGGAGGCGGGGGAACTTCAGGGCCTGTCTAAGCCCGTGGTAACCCTAAGGGAAGCCCTTTTGGGCAGGCGCTCGGAAGGGGACCCCGTGCTTTTCAAGAGCGTGGGCCACGCCCTTTTTGACCTGGCGGCGGTGCGGCACCTCCTGGGCTTGGACTAA
- a CDS encoding ABC transporter ATP-binding protein, translated as MEGLEAKGVQGPFVLQGVDLALRPGEWVALLGPNGSGKTTLLRVMAGLLRPRKGEVFLDGRPLRAYGSYARGRLLAYLPQGGPYPEGLLVEEVVRLGRLPHLGLWGREGREDAEAVEWALEATGAARFRGRYLGSLSGGERQRVLLARALAARPRYLLLDEPTTFLDLEYQGGFLALFQGLAAKGMGILSVLHDPNQAALARRVAVLKGGRLLAEGGPEAVFTETLLQNLYGPRVRVAHLMGRPHVYLDG; from the coding sequence GTGGAAGGGCTTGAGGCCAAGGGGGTTCAAGGGCCTTTCGTCCTACAGGGGGTGGACCTGGCCCTAAGGCCTGGGGAGTGGGTGGCCCTTTTGGGTCCCAACGGTTCGGGAAAGACCACCCTTCTACGGGTCATGGCCGGCCTCCTGCGGCCTAGGAAAGGGGAGGTCTTCTTGGACGGAAGGCCCCTTCGGGCTTACGGCAGCTACGCCCGGGGCCGGCTCCTTGCCTACCTTCCCCAGGGGGGCCCTTACCCCGAGGGGCTTTTGGTGGAGGAGGTGGTGCGCCTGGGGAGGCTTCCCCACCTGGGCCTTTGGGGGCGGGAGGGACGGGAGGACGCGGAAGCGGTGGAGTGGGCTTTGGAGGCCACCGGGGCCGCCCGTTTCCGGGGCCGGTACCTGGGTAGCCTTTCCGGCGGGGAGCGCCAGCGGGTTCTTCTGGCCCGGGCCCTGGCGGCCAGGCCCCGTTACCTCCTCCTGGACGAGCCCACCACCTTCCTGGACCTGGAGTACCAGGGTGGGTTCCTTGCCCTCTTTCAAGGCCTGGCGGCCAAGGGAATGGGGATTCTTTCCGTCCTTCACGATCCTAACCAGGCCGCTTTGGCAAGGCGGGTGGCGGTTTTGAAAGGGGGGCGGCTCTTGGCGGAGGGGGGGCCGGAGGCGGTTTTCACGGAAACCCTTCTGCAAAACCTCTACGGCCCCAGGGTGCGGGTGGCTCACCTTATGGGGAGGCCCCATGTCTACCTGGACGGATAG
- a CDS encoding ROK family transcriptional regulator gives MRKGDTQEIRRLNRRAILAHLRRGPLTRADLSRLTGLAKSAVSRLVDELLQEGLLEEGAFTSPPVGRPGTLLHLRPGARFALGAELGVEETVLLALDWRGEVLWAKEWSHPREAGPRERLERLLQEVFSHVPGPLGLGFTLPGVVVEDRLLLAPNLGWKNLDLRPLLSHFPLPTALENDAKAAALSEVFFHGEANLAFLVLSTGLGIGVVSDSRILRGAGGAAGELGHWLGQGHRPCACGRVGCLETELGLGALLEHYRSLGGKAGDLEALLQQAKQGKALALEAIRHLGEAMGRFLANLAVAYDPARVVIGGKAAELFPYLERPMRQSLVAHAFLEAHRSLPVQPSVYGHLAPAVGGASLFLVKFFELGGLWAESPRRNGGRYEEVAFGNRHGLGA, from the coding sequence ATGCGCAAAGGGGACACCCAGGAAATCCGCAGGCTCAACCGCCGGGCCATCCTGGCCCACCTGAGGCGGGGCCCCCTTACCCGTGCGGACCTTTCCCGGCTTACCGGTTTGGCTAAAAGCGCGGTCAGTCGCCTGGTGGACGAGCTCTTACAAGAGGGCCTTCTGGAGGAAGGGGCTTTTACCTCTCCCCCCGTGGGACGGCCTGGCACCCTCCTGCACCTGCGCCCCGGTGCCCGCTTTGCCCTGGGCGCGGAACTGGGGGTGGAGGAAACCGTCCTTTTGGCCTTGGACTGGCGGGGGGAGGTTCTATGGGCCAAGGAATGGAGCCACCCCCGGGAGGCCGGCCCTAGGGAACGCCTGGAACGGCTTCTGCAGGAGGTTTTTTCCCATGTACCCGGGCCTTTGGGCCTCGGGTTCACCCTGCCTGGGGTGGTGGTGGAGGACCGGCTTCTCCTGGCCCCCAATCTGGGCTGGAAAAACCTGGACCTACGGCCCTTGCTTTCCCACTTTCCCCTGCCCACGGCTTTGGAAAACGATGCCAAGGCCGCGGCCCTGTCCGAGGTCTTCTTTCACGGGGAGGCCAATCTCGCCTTCCTGGTGCTCAGCACGGGCTTGGGCATCGGGGTGGTATCGGATAGCCGGATCCTGCGGGGAGCGGGTGGGGCCGCTGGGGAACTGGGCCACTGGCTCGGCCAGGGACACAGGCCCTGCGCCTGCGGCCGGGTGGGGTGCTTGGAAACCGAACTAGGCCTCGGTGCCCTTTTGGAGCATTACCGCTCCCTGGGCGGGAAGGCGGGGGACCTCGAGGCCCTGCTCCAGCAGGCCAAGCAAGGGAAGGCTTTGGCCTTGGAAGCCATCCGCCACTTGGGCGAGGCCATGGGCCGCTTCCTGGCCAACCTGGCGGTGGCCTACGACCCGGCCCGGGTGGTCATAGGCGGCAAGGCAGCCGAGCTCTTCCCTTACCTAGAGCGCCCCATGCGCCAGTCCTTGGTGGCCCATGCCTTTTTGGAGGCACACCGCTCCTTACCCGTACAACCTTCCGTCTACGGTCACCTGGCTCCAGCGGTGGGCGGGGCCAGCCTCTTCCTGGTGAAGTTCTTTGAGCTGGGCGGCTTGTGGGCGGAAAGCCCACGTCGCAATGGAGGTAGGTATGAGGAAGTGGCTTTTGGCAATCGGCATGGCCTTGGGGCTTAG
- a CDS encoding serine hydrolase domain-containing protein encodes MDFSRLDDFLKRQVAEGLLPGYVALVARGGEVAYQGVGGYLDPDKGLPMREDALFRIYSMTKPWVSVLALTFVEEGRLSLLDPVEGYLPGFAGIKVGREVGEEVVLEPLRRPLTVYDLLRHTAGFTYGVFFRSPVKRLYLEAGVDRFDLSREAFLERLAALPLRFQPGEAFEYGLSTDVLGHLLEALTGKSLAELLEKRVFAPLDMRSSGFLARDPTSLAQPFSQDPETGRSIRLIPVEAEPPRYAGGLGGVSTALDYLRFLEALRTGRGLLHPRLCRFMTQDHLGPLYEAGLRRGLEYAPGPGYGFGLGVAVRLGHGGLAPGSPGDFYWWGFAGTYFLVDPTQGVSALLLTQAPNLLSVLEPERALHSRLGQRLGLAFRALVYGALS; translated from the coding sequence ATGGATTTTTCCCGGCTAGATGATTTTTTAAAGAGGCAGGTGGCTGAGGGCCTCCTCCCGGGTTATGTGGCCCTGGTGGCCCGGGGGGGAGAGGTGGCCTACCAGGGAGTGGGGGGGTATCTGGACCCGGATAAGGGCCTTCCCATGCGGGAAGATGCTCTTTTTCGCATCTACTCCATGACCAAACCCTGGGTTTCCGTCCTGGCCCTAACCTTTGTGGAGGAGGGCAGGCTCTCCCTCCTGGACCCTGTGGAAGGGTACCTGCCGGGGTTCGCCGGGATCAAGGTGGGGCGGGAAGTGGGGGAGGAGGTGGTCCTCGAGCCCCTGAGGCGGCCCCTCACCGTCTACGATCTCCTTCGCCACACCGCAGGCTTCACCTATGGGGTCTTTTTCCGCTCCCCCGTGAAGCGGCTCTACCTGGAGGCAGGGGTGGACCGGTTTGACCTCTCCCGGGAGGCCTTCTTGGAGCGGCTTGCCGCCTTGCCTCTCCGCTTCCAGCCTGGGGAAGCCTTTGAGTACGGGCTTTCCACCGATGTGCTTGGGCACCTTTTAGAGGCTCTTACAGGTAAAAGCCTGGCGGAGCTGTTGGAGAAGCGGGTGTTTGCTCCCTTGGATATGCGGAGCTCAGGCTTCTTGGCCCGGGACCCTACCAGTCTGGCCCAACCCTTTTCCCAGGACCCGGAGACGGGCCGGTCCATCCGCCTCATCCCCGTGGAAGCGGAGCCGCCCCGGTATGCGGGGGGCTTGGGTGGCGTGAGCACGGCCTTGGACTACCTGCGGTTCCTGGAGGCCCTGCGCACGGGCCGGGGGCTTTTGCATCCCCGCCTTTGCCGCTTCATGACCCAGGACCACCTGGGCCCCCTGTACGAGGCTGGGTTGCGGCGGGGCCTCGAGTACGCCCCTGGCCCGGGCTACGGCTTCGGCCTGGGGGTGGCGGTGCGTTTGGGCCATGGGGGTTTGGCCCCAGGAAGCCCCGGGGACTTTTACTGGTGGGGGTTTGCCGGCACCTACTTCCTGGTGGATCCCACCCAAGGGGTGAGCGCCCTGCTCCTCACCCAGGCCCCCAACCTCCTTTCCGTGCTGGAGCCGGAAAGGGCCCTTCATTCCCGGCTTGGGCAGAGGCTTGGCCTGGCCTTCCGCGCCCTGGTTTACGGAGCCCTTTCCTGA
- a CDS encoding ABC transporter substrate-binding protein, protein MRKWLLAIGMALGLSALAQTGKLEIFSWWAGDEGPALEALIRLYKQKYPGVEVINATVTGGAGVNAKAVLKTRMLGGDPPDTFQVHAGQELIGTWVVAERMEDLTNLFRQEGWLQAFPKGLIDLLSYKGGIWSVPVNIHRSNVMWYIPAKLKEWGVAPPKTWAEFLATCQALKRKGLEAPLALGENWTQQHLWESVALATLGADGWANLWSGKLKFTDPKAVAVWETFGKVLDCANKDAAGLSWQQAVDRVVQGKAAFNIMGDWAAGYMSTTLKLKPGTDFAWAPSPGTSGIFMMLSDSFGLPKGAKNRQNAINWLRLVGSKEGQDTFNPLKGSIAARLDSDPAKYNAYGQSAMKDWQSNRIVGSLVHGAVAPESFMSQFGTVMEIFLQSKNPQAAANAAQAIANQVGLGR, encoded by the coding sequence ATGAGGAAGTGGCTTTTGGCAATCGGCATGGCCTTGGGGCTTAGCGCCCTGGCCCAGACGGGGAAGCTGGAGATCTTCTCCTGGTGGGCGGGAGACGAAGGCCCGGCCCTCGAGGCCCTTATCCGGCTCTATAAGCAAAAGTATCCTGGCGTGGAGGTCATCAACGCCACGGTTACCGGCGGAGCAGGGGTAAACGCCAAGGCGGTCTTGAAGACCCGCATGCTGGGAGGTGACCCGCCCGACACCTTCCAGGTGCACGCCGGGCAAGAACTCATCGGCACCTGGGTGGTGGCCGAGCGTATGGAGGACCTCACCAACCTCTTCCGGCAGGAGGGTTGGCTCCAAGCCTTCCCCAAGGGCCTTATCGACCTCCTTTCCTACAAGGGAGGCATCTGGAGCGTGCCCGTCAACATCCACCGCTCCAACGTCATGTGGTACATCCCCGCCAAGCTGAAGGAATGGGGGGTGGCCCCGCCCAAAACCTGGGCGGAGTTCCTCGCCACCTGCCAGGCCTTGAAGCGAAAGGGCCTCGAGGCGCCCCTAGCTCTGGGCGAGAACTGGACCCAGCAACACCTCTGGGAAAGCGTGGCCCTGGCCACCCTGGGGGCCGACGGCTGGGCCAACCTCTGGAGCGGCAAGCTAAAGTTCACCGATCCCAAGGCGGTGGCCGTGTGGGAAACCTTCGGAAAGGTGCTGGATTGTGCTAACAAGGATGCCGCGGGGCTTTCCTGGCAGCAGGCGGTGGATCGAGTAGTCCAGGGCAAGGCTGCCTTCAACATCATGGGCGACTGGGCTGCCGGCTATATGAGCACCACCTTGAAACTCAAGCCCGGCACCGACTTTGCCTGGGCCCCGTCCCCCGGTACCTCCGGCATCTTCATGATGCTCTCCGACTCCTTTGGCCTACCCAAGGGAGCCAAGAACCGGCAAAACGCCATCAACTGGCTCAGGCTGGTGGGTTCCAAGGAGGGACAGGATACCTTTAATCCCCTGAAGGGGTCCATCGCCGCCCGGCTGGACTCCGACCCCGCCAAGTACAACGCCTACGGCCAGTCGGCCATGAAGGACTGGCAGTCCAACCGCATCGTGGGCTCTTTGGTGCACGGGGCGGTGGCACCCGAAAGCTTCATGAGCCAGTTTGGCACGGTGATGGAGATCTTCCTGCAAAGCAAGAACCCGCAAGCAGCCGCCAACGCCGCCCAGGCCATCGCCAACCAGGTGGGCTTGGGCCGCTAA
- a CDS encoding SDR family oxidoreductase: MRLKDKVVLITGAAHGIGRTTLELFAREGARLVACDLEEEPLGEAAAATGALAIPMDVADPLSVERGFAEALRAMGRLDGVVHYAGITRDNFHWRMPLEDWEAVLRVNLTGSFLVARAASEAMRERNPGSIVLTSSRVYLGNLGQANYAASKAGVVGLTRTLALELGRYGIRVNALAPGFIETRMTAKVPEKVREKAIAATPLGRAGQPIEVAHAALFLVSDESSFITGQVLFVDGGRTVGAAPA; this comes from the coding sequence ATGCGGCTGAAGGACAAGGTGGTGTTGATCACGGGGGCGGCCCACGGGATCGGCCGGACTACCCTGGAGCTTTTTGCCCGGGAGGGGGCCAGGCTGGTGGCCTGCGATCTGGAGGAGGAGCCCCTGGGGGAGGCGGCGGCGGCCACCGGGGCCTTGGCCATCCCCATGGATGTGGCCGATCCCCTTTCGGTGGAAAGGGGGTTTGCGGAGGCCCTTCGGGCCATGGGCCGCCTGGACGGGGTGGTGCACTATGCGGGCATAACCCGGGACAACTTCCACTGGAGGATGCCCCTAGAGGACTGGGAGGCGGTGTTGCGGGTGAACCTTACGGGAAGCTTCCTGGTGGCCAGGGCGGCCTCCGAGGCCATGCGGGAGCGGAACCCTGGTTCCATCGTGCTCACCAGTTCCCGGGTGTACCTGGGTAACCTGGGGCAGGCCAACTATGCCGCTTCCAAGGCGGGGGTGGTGGGGCTTACCCGCACCTTGGCCCTGGAGCTGGGGCGGTATGGGATCCGGGTGAACGCCCTGGCCCCGGGGTTCATCGAGACCCGGATGACGGCCAAGGTGCCGGAGAAGGTGCGGGAGAAGGCCATCGCCGCTACACCCTTGGGCCGTGCGGGCCAGCCCATAGAGGTGGCCCATGCCGCCCTTTTCCTGGTTTCCGATGAGTCCAGCTTCATCACCGGCCAGGTCCTTTTCGTGGACGGGGGCAGGACGGTGGGGGCTGCTCCCGCCTGA
- a CDS encoding carbohydrate ABC transporter permease: MRDRITAFLVLLPSLAAVAIFVYGFIGQNLWVSLTDWGKNPAQALALRPELHFVGLENYRELFTGFVDVRFRQSVVNLIFFTLFFMAGSLGLGLLLAMALDRGPKGEGFFRTVFLFPMALSFVVTGTIWRWLLQPQGGVNVLPTLFGLPPFSFPWLTTRQQVLVFDWNQLPFYTALAVGLTLLYVAWKAHREGERKRLFWSLFSSGVLLVWALTLGRTTHLLPYPELHGFSLALVGVILAAVWQMSGYTMALYLAGLRGIPVEVLEAAKVDGASEWQIYRYVILPLLAPITLSAMIVLGHIALKIFDLIFAMAGLDYAPTDVPAIYMYLLAFRGNQFAKGAAIGILLLLLVAAVVIPYLASQLKKEVRR; encoded by the coding sequence ATGCGCGATCGGATCACGGCCTTTTTGGTCCTCCTTCCCTCCTTGGCGGCGGTGGCCATCTTCGTTTATGGCTTCATCGGGCAAAACCTCTGGGTTTCCCTTACCGACTGGGGGAAAAACCCTGCCCAGGCCCTGGCCCTAAGGCCAGAGCTCCACTTCGTGGGCCTAGAAAACTACCGTGAGCTCTTCACCGGATTCGTGGATGTGCGCTTCCGCCAAAGCGTGGTCAACCTCATCTTCTTTACCCTCTTTTTCATGGCGGGAAGCCTGGGTCTAGGCCTCCTCCTGGCCATGGCCCTGGACCGCGGACCCAAGGGAGAAGGCTTTTTCCGCACCGTCTTCCTCTTCCCCATGGCCCTATCCTTCGTGGTCACCGGCACTATCTGGCGCTGGCTCCTCCAGCCCCAAGGCGGGGTCAACGTCCTGCCCACCCTGTTCGGCCTACCCCCCTTCTCCTTCCCCTGGCTCACCACCAGGCAACAGGTTCTGGTCTTTGACTGGAACCAACTGCCCTTTTACACCGCCTTAGCCGTGGGCCTAACCCTTTTGTATGTGGCTTGGAAAGCCCACCGGGAAGGGGAAAGGAAGCGACTTTTTTGGAGCCTCTTCTCCAGCGGGGTCCTTCTAGTTTGGGCCCTCACCTTGGGCAGGACTACCCACCTTCTCCCCTACCCTGAGCTCCACGGCTTCAGCCTGGCCCTGGTAGGAGTGATCCTGGCGGCGGTCTGGCAGATGTCCGGCTACACCATGGCCCTTTATCTGGCGGGTCTAAGGGGAATCCCCGTGGAGGTGCTGGAAGCAGCCAAGGTGGACGGGGCCAGCGAGTGGCAGATATACCGGTACGTCATTCTTCCCCTCCTCGCCCCCATCACCCTTTCCGCCATGATCGTGTTGGGCCACATCGCCCTGAAGATCTTTGACCTCATCTTCGCCATGGCCGGACTGGATTATGCCCCCACCGACGTGCCCGCCATCTACATGTACCTCCTGGCCTTCCGTGGAAACCAGTTCGCCAAGGGAGCGGCCATCGGCATCCTCCTGCTCCTCCTGGTGGCCGCAGTGGTCATCCCCTACCTGGCCAGCCAGCTTAAAAAGGAGGTCAGGCGCTAA